Genomic segment of Motacilla alba alba isolate MOTALB_02 chromosome 26, Motacilla_alba_V1.0_pri, whole genome shotgun sequence:
CAATaaaactgctgagctgctggagtttggctttggttttctttggttttgtccTAGGGCAGTTTTGCTGGTTTCCAGGGTCCAGAGCTTTAGAAGGAAATTTTTGGTTTCTCTAACCTGAAtttagtttaaaacaaaaaaaaaaaaaaaatcctccagaTGTCAAAGTGtagaaatgtttggttttttttttctggagcaaCTGACTTTCCTTGGgtttaaaaatgtcagaaagggtttaacaaaacagcaaacaaactCTGGTATTAAAATAGCTCTGAAATGCTCCTGCAGtctcagcagctttgctgggggCTGTTGAtgagttttctctttcttccattGTAGGTTTACCAAGAATCTCTCTCCAGACAAAATCAACCTGAGCACGCTGAAGGGTCAGGGGCAGCTGACCAACCTGGAGCTGGATGAGGAGGTGCTGCAGAATGTTCTGGAGCTGCCCACCTGGCTCGCCATCACCAGGGTCTACTGCAACAAGGCCTCCATCAGGGTGAGCAGAGGCAGCTTGGAATGGATGAAGTTACCCATTTACAGGCAGAATCGCTGACATTGTGCATGGAGTTGCACTTTGCACACTGAACTCTTACAAATTCTTCCTCCTTGTGCTTCTTAGAGCAAAAAAATATGTGGTTTTTTAGTTGTTATAAGCTGTCAGGTTGTTTAATTGCACGTGGTCCTAACCACTGTTGCATTGCATGAACTCAGAAGTTTTAAGGACATCAAAGAGACTTTctataaaagaaatataattctACTCTGCCAAGTGACAGTAAAAATGGGCTTGTCTTACTCATCTGATGTGCTCTGTTTTTAGAGTCAGATCTGCTCAGTTTAGTAACAAACATTTGTTCTCCCTCCTACAAGAACTGCAGAGTGAACGTTgctatatgaaaataaaatggagcTTTTTGGTTTGTGCACAGTCTTCAAAAGAGCTGTGTGACTGCCAGTAACAGCAGCAGTTAGTTGTAAACTCTTAAAGGCCAGGAATGTTCCCCACAGCAGAATTTGACCTGCAGAATATCTGTTACTCCTGATGATATATGAGATCCAAAAGCTCAGCTGGGTTTCTAGATCTGGTGTCTGGAAtgtcttttcccttctctgtgtcTCTTTGACCTGGATACAATGAGACATTGCAGACCTTTCTCAGAGAATTGAGGCTCAAAGTTTGGGCTGAGAAGGTTTCCTGCAATTTCTGAAACTTTGCAATGCAAAGATCACTCTGATAACCTCAACTTTATCATTTCAGATCCAGTGGACAAAGCTGAAAACACACCCAATCTGCCTGGTAATGCTGCCTCtcttgtctttccttcctttctccatttttccttccttcttcttttcttccttttcttcctcacttttttaatctcttcttcTTGAGAAAATTCTGGAGAGGGAAACCATCAAGTGCTCAAATTTTCTTGGGACCTGAATCCTCCAGGCCCTTAGCACGTAGGGCCACGAGTACCCTCCTGTGAGTCCCTCATTTCTGCAGGATGGAGCCAGATGAGCTCTCAGGGAAGTCCAGGGCTACCCTGTGcctgttttttgttggttgttttccCACTCCTGGGGTTTCAGGTTACTCACTGGCACTGATGGTGTGAGAGCTTTAACACACGAGACTCTTGGAGCATTGAGACTCCAGAGCTGGTTGTCCCTGCCCTGGAATCTCACCCAGGGCTGGTGGGCTGGGCTTGAGGCTGGCTGTGGTGTTCATGGCTCCCACGTTGTGTCTCTGCAGTACCTGGACAAGGTGGAGGTGGAGATGAGGACATGTGAGGAGCCTCGGCCGCCCAATGGACAGTCCCCCATCGCTCTCGCTGCTGGACAGAGGTcagaccccagccctgcagcttctccctgccctcctgctgggctgtgggggctgctgTTCTCCTGGATTCCCCACTGGCCTCCCTGCTCTCGGGTTTGAGTGCCTTTGGTGTTGCTTGTAAAGCTCTCTGTGCGAGCCTTACCTCTGCCAGGCCTCCCGTCGTGACGTGGGGGGATCTTCTCTTTGCAGTGAATATGGCTTTGCTGAGAAGGTCGTGGAGGGGATGTTTATTGTTGTCAATTCCATCACCATCAAGATTCACTCCAAGGCCTTTCACGCTTCTTttgagctgtggcagctccagggctACAGTGTCAACCCCAACTGGCAGCAGAGTGACCTGCGCCTCACCCGCATCACGGACCCGCAGAGGGGAGAGGTGAGGCCTTGGCTGTGTCCTGGCATCACAGAAGAAAAGTGTGATGAATGATTTTTCCTTGTATCATTTCATGTCTTCTGagtgttttggagtttttttgaaTCCTTGAAGTTGTGCAAATctcagcattttcctgtttttctcctccCGGGCAGGTTCTGACGTTCAAGGAGCTCACCTGGCAGACCCTGAGGATAGAGGCAGATGCCACGGAAAATGGTGATCAGGATCCTGTCACCACTCCTCTGAGACTCATCACCAACCAGGGGAGGATCCAGATCTCTCTCAAGAGAAGGGTGAGAGTTTTCTCCACGCTTTGCAGAACGTGGTCGCACTGCCTGGTGCAGAGATGATGCATATTTGAGATGATCCCACGGTCCTCGACAGTCCTTTTCTCCCTTCAGAAATGCTGAGCCCAAACTGATGTATCCTTCCATGTTTTCTGTCAGAGACAGCTGTGTTCTTAGCAAATGTCAAAGCAGTTTCTTTCCCAGGGGAGGATCTCGTGGATGGAGTGAGTTTTTCAATCTGTTTGAACATCCTAAGGAGAGCTGTCATCTCCTTACTGGGAGCTGAAAGCCTGGCAGCCTGATTTTTAGCTGTCAGTGGAAATgtgatgatttaaaaaaaaaaagaattaagcaGTGAGCAATTTGTCTCCTAAAGAGGAGGTGGCTTTGACTGCTATCCATCTGAGAGGAGGTGCTGTGGATATGCACCAGATACCATCTCTCAGAGGAGCTTCACAGCAGCCTCCCTTCTTTCTGCCTCTGTGTTTTAGGAAGACTCTGTCTGTGGAGGCAATTTTTGAACTCCCTAACTCCTTTCTTGCTGTTTCAGACCAAAGATTGCAACGTGGTGGCCTCCAAGCTGATGTTTCTGCTGGATGacctgctctgggtgctgaCAGACTCTCAGCTGAAAGCAATGATGAAATATGCTGAGTCTCTGAGTGAAGCCATGGAGAAATctgctcagcagagaaaaagcttGGCACCAGAGTCTGTACAGGTGAGTGAGTTTGGATGCTGGTCTGCCAGGGAAAAGGGCAGTTTCTGTTTTTGTGGCATCTGGCCCATATTCACAGCATTTTCCCTGATGGGAACTCATCTCAGTGTCACGTGGACTGTGGGCTGCTGTGGGGTTGTGAGGTGACCAAATGAGTGGGATTCATTGccaataaaatacattttccaagTCAAGGGTGAGGGAAGAGGAATATTTCTGCTGGAGTGGGAAGctccagggaagcagggatgcACACGTAGTGCAGTGAGGTTGCACAGGAGGGATGGGGAATACTTGGCCCTTTTTGCCCAGGAATCTTAAACCATCTTCCAAGAGAAGTgcaagcagctggcagagccacaAAGGTGAGAGCACAGGAGAggatccagctcctgggaacCCCAATTCGATCCTATATACTGATGCCTTAGAGGCTGGAAGATTTGCATGAGTCGGTTGATTGCATTCTAACCTCtgtgttttccctctctctgagTTCCCACTGAGCTTGTCCCTCTGCCACAGATCACcccccctgctcccagtgcccagcagtCCTGGGCTCAGCCCTTTGGAGCCAGCCCCAACGCCAGCAGCATCGGGCAGTACTTTGACAAGCACGACATGAAGGAATCCTCCTACCACCTGCTCATCTCCCGCCTGGACCTGCACATCTGCGACGACAGCCACGCCCGGGAGGCAGGtcagcagggaggaaaacagcagcagagggaaaaactACAGCCGAGGCAGGGATTTTCTGGCTGGGAGAGGGTTGGGAAGCACTGGGGTTTTGCAGTTTGGGATTTGAGTTTCCAGGCCTGGTTGTTGCCATATAAACTGTTGATTCAGGTGTCCTTCTCCTGGCTTAGGACAAGATTTTGGTGCAGATTGCTAAAGATGGTGCCCTGATCCTGGCTGTGGTGTCAGTTAATCAGTGGGGGCAGTCAGAGCAATGTGGTTCTGAAttctcctggagcagggctcagattgcagagctgaCCATGggctcctctgctctgttcctCACAGGTGCTCTGAAGCATGGGATGCTGGGCGGTGCCATCCAGCTGACCTTCAGGAGGATGGCTTTTGATTATTATCCTTTCCACAGGGCAGGTAAGGAGCCTGTGGCCTCACAGCCTGAGGAGagggataaaaaaggagtttaaAGAACCGTTCTATGGTTGCAGGCTGGACTAGAAGAAAGAAACCCCATTTTTAAAGCTGGGATGTTTGCTTCTCTGCAGGAGATGCCTGCAAGCATTGGGTGAGGTACAGTGAAGCAATGGAGACTCGGGGACAGTGGGCAAAGAAGTTGGTCAGTGAATTTCAAAGCAAGATGGAGAAGCTTTATGAAGAAACAGACCCTGTGTTTGCCAGGActccattttcccctttcaaaAGGAAACCAGGTAAAGGTATTTGATAAAACCAGTGAAGCAGGCAGTGGTACCAATTTTGTTTCATCcaataaaatctttatttgcctgtccccagctgagcAGGCTGATTTGGTGCAGGAATGCAAAGCACTCTAAAAATCATCAATATAATGGCAAAGGAAAGTGGctggcagagcactgcagctgcaaggCTGCAGTGGGTTATTGTGGAGTTTCTCCGTAAGATACAAGGATGAAATTACATACTTAAGACTGGCTTAGGAATGTGTTCTCTTGCCACAGAGCAGACTCACCTTTCACAGTGTTCTTCCTTCAAAAGTCCTCAGTGTttctcctgcccagctgtgttCATCCGTTTCTAATTCTGGAGCTGTTCTGCTCAGTAAGCACAGAGGTGCTGGTACTGATGGTACAAAGAAGGTGACTAAAACCCTGTCTGTCCCCACAGAGCCTCCCCAGAGTCCCCAGAGGAGCCCCCCAGAGAAGGGCCGGGCTCCCCCCACGAGCCTGCCGCGGCTGCGGCACCCGCCCTGGCAGCGGCTGCGCTCCAGCTGCGTGGTGGTGCGGGTGGATGACCTGGATGTGCACCAGGTAGGGacctcagcactgcctgcacGTGGCAATGGCACCTCTAAAGAGTGGAAATTACATGATTCAATACACGATTCAAGGTGTGATTGAAAGAATCATGCAAATCCTACGACATCCCAAACGCTGCCTGGAGAGCCTGAATGCTGTTGTGATGTTGTGTCTGTAAAACTTTAAACCCAAGAGTGAATAGTTTTCATGTTCAGAGGGAACTGCTTAACCACAGGTTCCTGCCCTCTGTTCCTGTCTAAGCTTACACCAAGCATTAGGCAGGCCCACAGTAAAACATTTCATGCCTTGCAGAAGTCAGTGAGGATGTGGATTTTTGACAAAGGAGGAATAAATCTCACCTCAAGCTTTCTGCCCTGCATCCATGTGCCCTGTGTCCATCCAAGAGCTGGTTGTGCTCTTTGCAGCACCAGATACTGTGATAGATCAACGTGCTGCTGATCTTGAGACAGCTGTAAcagatttctgttctgtttgctCATGTCACCTAATTCTGCTTGTCACAGCTCTTACTAGCAGTGACAGGAGACACAAAGAGCTAAATTCCCTCAAAGGAGAGGAGTTGGCAGTATCAGCAGGtagaagaaaattatgtttttgcTTGAAAGTAGTGTATGTTTGATGTGTAAATGAGGCAGATTGAATACAGGCAACTGCGAGGTCACTGGGGCACTTGGTTTTGCCAAGTCTGAGTTCTGCACCActgcatttccttctgttttcaggtCTCTACAGCTGGGCAGCAAAGTAAGAAACCCTCCACCTTGCTTTCCTGTAGTAGAAAAATCTTCAAACTCCCTGACCAGGTCTCTGCAATCCACATTGAATTCACAGAATATTACTTCCCAGACAATCAGGACTTTCCAGGTAATACATCAAGGTTAGCACCTTCTTCCACAAGTTCCTTAAAGAGTCATCAATGGTCTGGGTGTGTTAACCCTGTTAGATATTCTCTGTCTGTTGTTGTTTAGTTTTCTGATGTTTGccatcctaatttttttttttttttttttttgctggtggGAAGGTGGGATGGAGTTTGTGCACAAtgtggaagcagagctgtgcttgcagGAAGGaattgcagcagctgctgtttgccCCTTTCCTGGGGTTCAGCCTTACTgagagccctggagcagggccgTGGGGTGCTCTGGGTGCTGTCCCAATGGGTCACCTCATTCCTCTGCGtgcaccacagctgctcccctTCTGAGATGTGTCTCCCAGGGCTGGTGAACCCCCTGCGTTGGTGCTGTCAGTGCAGGTTCTGCGCTGAGCTGCACAGCACCCAGGGGCCTTTCCTGCTATCGTTAATCTCTTTCCTTCCAGTTCCATGCCCAAACCTGTACATGCAGCTGAACGGCCTGATGCTCACCCTGGACACTCCGAGTGTGCTCTGGATAAACCTCTTCTGCCTGGATCTGTGTCGCAGCCTGGAGCAGTTCAAAGCCATCTACAAGCTGGAGGACTCGGGCAAGCGGGATGAGCACGTGGATGTCCGGCTGGACGGCTTCAGGCTGAAGGTAccattcttttccttcctttcccaatCTTCGGTGTTCTCTCTGTAAAAGGAACATGAGATCAGGACATAGCTGGAGTCCATAATGAGGAGACAAACCTGCTGCCTTCCTCTGACCTTGCTCTGTCTGCCTCTTGCGTTGGTTTTGTTCGGTCTGCGGGCagtaaagctgctgctggagttctCATCCAGAATAAACCTCTGCTGTTCCTCTCTCACCTCTctccccctgcagctcagcatccccGTGGATAAGAAAGTCACGGACCACCGGGACCGGCCACGGGCCCTGTGTGTTTGCATGTCAGAGGTGACAGCCACCAACACCCGCCAcgctccctcctgcagctgccaggacctgcagAGCCTCTTCCGGAAATTCGCGGGCTCGGAGTTCTTCCACTGCAGCTACGCCGAGTTCCCCCGGGAGCAGGACAGGTTCAGCCTCCTGCACACCCTGTTCCTGCGCCACGCCTACCACGTGCAAGACAGGCCACAGAAGCAGCCAGGCTTTCCCCAGCTGCCTCACAAAACCTCTGCCTCTGAGGATCTCTGGTCTGTGAATTTCACTGAGCTCTCCCTGGGATTTGAGGGGGCCGAAAGCTCCAAGGGCAGAGCCCTTAGTTTTATTGacccttttcccctttccataTGGGCCTGCCTGCCCAAGAGGTGGGGGCAAGCTCAGATATCTAAACGACAGGAGCTGGCCACCTCTGAGGTGAAAATCAAGCCTTCTGCCAGCTTTAGCCACCACTCCAAGAACGAGAGCCTCTCCAGAGAACACGGTGTTTGTCAAAGATCAAAGACTGACCAGGATCTGAGGAATATCTATAAGGCTCCAGACACGATGGATGTCTTGGGAGAATCTGACCGTGAAGTTGATGATGGAGTAGACAGTAAAGAGCTGGAGGCCTCTGCTGATATCCACGTGCTCATGTCCTCCTCTGTCCATGTCAAAGTTCGGCTCAACCACTACCAGTAcctggtgctgctcaggatGAAGGAAGTTCTGcaagcactgcaggagcagctggcccAAGATACCCAGGAAATGACTGGGTCTCCTTTAGATCCCATGTCTGCTTGTGTGGGAGTTATGTTCCCCAGTGCTGAGGTGGCCCTGCTCATGACCCCTGCTCCAGGGTCTGTCGTGGAGCCCAGGTCCCTGGACTCGGACACAACCAGCCTGATCGAGTCCGAGCTCTCACCCTCAGACAGCAaggaggggctggcagctgaaGAGAAGGAGCTGAAATCAGAGAGCAGTTCGGACAAGGGCTTAGGCAGCACCTCAGAGCTCCCAGAGGACAGTGGGATCCAGGACGCTGGTGCCAGCGTCCCGCTGGAGAGGCTCCCGAGGTCCGCGAGCGACGGAGCCCTGAGCGCAGCTCCCCGCGGTAAGGGCGCAGAGGAGAAAGGCTTGATAGAGGAGGCACACGAAGCTGTGGAGGCCCTGGTTGCAGACAGACCAGCAGAGACCAGCAGCCACCCTCAGAGcccccctgctctcccttccagcccagcctcgGACACGCAGCCCTCGGGCAGAGGAGGTGTCGCCCTCAATGGCCAGGCTGAGCTCATCCCGCTGCGGAGCATCGAGGAGGAACTCTCCAGTGCACTGCACATCACCAAGGATGCCACGAAGGAAGCTCTGCACGCCACCATGGACCTCACCAAGGAGGCCATGTCCCTCACCAAGGATGCCCTGAGCCTCAGCCGGGACAAGATGACCTCCACCATGCAGAGGATGCTGTCCCTGCCCCCGGCCAGGTGAGCAGGCCAGGCTCCTGAGCTGCACGAGACAGAGGAACCTCCACTCCCTTTCTGTCCAATGTATCTGGGTTGGAGATGGATTCATCTCTTGGGGCTGTTCTGAGGATAGTGAAGTCTGACTTGAGGTGGTCAGAGACCAGCCCAACACTCAGATAGTCTGCAGGCTCAGCTGCCTGCCTTTATCactggtttttgttgggtttttctgcAGGGATTCTGTGCccaaagcagaggagggagcCGTGAccccgggcggggcgggcggcggccggaTGCGTTTCTTCTCCATGAAGAGGACCTCATCCCAGCATTCCTTTGACACCACATCCGTGGATGGCAGTGGCCCTGAGGACGGGCTGTCCGTGGACAGTGATGGCAGCGATGGCTTCGTGATGCTCACAGACTCTGGTgaagcccttggcccttctgTCCCCACCCTCATCTCACAGGGGTGGTGCTTTGTGCCACAGGCAGCTCATCCTGTGTTCCTCCGGAATCACTTTTGCCGCTCCTTGTTCTGAAGGTCTTAAGGAGGTGCCTCTCAGTggctctttctgcttttgtagaTGCCTTTTCTTTGAGATGAGGAGGGTGAATCAGCGTGGGGTGACTCTGCACGTCCCTGTGGTGtcctgagggctgcaggggctctggtGTGCTGGTGGTGGGTGGTACAGAGCATTTAGGAAGGGCTGGTTGATACTGGGTACTCTGGACATCTTTCACTTCAGCCCTGTGTTGCTTAAGCTCatctgaggagctggagagagatgGATCTCCAGGGGATGGTACCTCCAGAGAGGCCAGAGACTCAGGCAGATGCTGATGTCAGCACttccagagaaagaaatggaattgAGTTGTTGTTACTTCCATTTCAGAACCCAGCCTGGACCCCCTTCCTTCAGGGCAGCTCCCCCAGGCCCACAATGACacgggcagcaggagcagcctggtggCAGAGGACGAGGGTGGAGTGTCCCCTGAGGTGAACAGCTCCACGTCCCAGAGTGAAGACCCCAGTCTGCAGCTggtcagtgcctggcactgGGATTCTGTCCCCGAGGGGCTCTGGAAGGGTTTGCTGTAACCCATGAGCTCCTGGTGGCTGTTTCAGGTGTCTGTCCTCGTGCTGAAGATGAAGGATGTGAACTGTGCAATGGAGGTACAAGGAGATGATTTGTCTGTGGCTTTACAAGTGATGAACATGGttccagagcagctgaacaACGTTGGCATGTGGCAGTTCCTGCGTGGCTACGTGGGTAAGATGCTGCTCTGGGACTCAGAACTGGCTTTTATACCAGCCTCCCTCAGGGAATATGCCATTAACTGGGGCCTCAGTGTTTGGGGTGGTTGGGATTGAACACAACTCATGTGTGAGGGTTCAGATCTGGCATTTGAAAGGTGTTTCCCAAGTGCCTACACAGTCAGGCTCTGTGGTGCCTAGTAATCATtgattgggattttttaaattgctgagGATGCATGAAATGAATTAAAGGAGTGAATAAAGCTGTCTAGGGAAACTGAAGTTATTCCTGCTctgagaaaaatgctttcagtcTACAGAACTTCCCctaaatttgaattaaaaaaccaagccaaaccTTAAAACAATCAACTATCCCCCTAACACCCCAAAAAATgtaacccaaacaaaaccaaaagcagcaCCAACCCCAAATCTGAAGTGGAAGTGTGAGCAATTCCCAGGCTGTTGATCCTGCCTTTCCCAGTCCTGCCAGTGGCCACGGTGGAGCCAAGGGATGAGGAAAGGCTGGTCAGCTCTGGAGAGTGAACCAGGGCACTGGGACAGCTGTGGAGGGCAGAGTTGGGGCATTCTGgagggcagctgggacagtTTTGGGGGGCAGAGTTGGGGCACTCTgagggcagctgggacagtTCTGGGGGGCAGAGTTGGGGCACTCTGAGGGCAGAGTTGGGGCACTCTGgagggcagctgggacagtTCTGGGGGCAGAGTTGGGGCACTCTGGAGAGCGAGTGGGGCACTGGGCCAGGTCCTGCACATGGTAAACAGGGCCCAGTTTTAAAGTGTGGCGAGAGAGGGATGTGCCTGGGACCTTAAAGGTCCAGCTCCAGTGCCAGTTCAGTGATGTGGGCTCTTAGTCCTTCAGTTTTTCTCTCATGTGAGGGGTGATACCAGACCGAGGTCACTTGGCTGCTTTTGGACCTAGATGGGCTTTCCACCACGCCCTTCCTGGCTGATAGCTGATCCCCGGCCCCGTTGTGCAGTGAGAtctctctgccccagctctAGGAGACCCAGGTGTGGAGAAGGCTGCGAGCCCCgagggcaggcagccccagccccgggcgtGCCTGCGCCTGCAGTGGGGCCCGCGCGCCGCCGCTTGCTCGCCGCTGGCCGAGCGCAACggcttcctgcagctgctgctgcacagcccgtgcactgagctctgcaccTCCTGCCTCGCCAGCCTGGGACCCTTCCTGGAGGATGAGATCATCCCGGAGGTCATCCCCATGGAGATAGAGGTGGTGGATGCCAAAATCACGTTGAAGGTGAGAGATTGCCCCCGGGGCAGAGCTCGCTTGCAGGATTGGGAAGGGATgctgtgggaatgctggggcctctgcagagctgctcttctcctgacactgtttggttttgcttctaAAAGCTGCCCTAGTGATGAATAAGGAGCACAAGGGAAGTGTACCTGCACACCCTGTACATAAAGCCAGGCTTTCCCCGGGGTGGATCACCCCCCTGagtctggcagtgctgctggtcaGGAACGCTGCTCCTGAGGAGGCTGCAGGCGAGGGAAGTCCTTCCaagagctgccacagctgctcacGCCTTCTCTGCTTCATGTTCCTCCAGGATGACAGCCCCCCAGTGTACCCCACCTcccctggccctgtccccatcACCTTGGCAATGGATCACGTCGTGGTGAGGCGCAGGGATGACGGTGTCTTCTATCTCACAGGTGAGTGACATCTGGTTTTATTGTCCCTCTGCACCCTCAGGTCGTGCTGGAGGAGACTGGGACATGATGGTTGTGCTGGGAGGGATGGGCTCTGAGGTGGGAGCAGTCCCTGTGTGTGTttcctgctgtgggagcagTCCCTGCCTCTGTTCCCTGCTGTGACAATTCATGGCTGGTGTTCCCTtaagcacacacagacaggaTCCATTATTACCTTTTAGTTTCTctatttaaaaaaggaaaagataattttatttccctgtgtaACAAGGGGGGGGGGctagaaggaaataaattaattaaagatatttttttgttctgagaGCCCTGTTGTGTGAATGTCCACACCTGAATGGGTTCTGTTGCTTTCCAGCTTCCCAGGGGAAGGACTCAGTGAAACAGGAAAAACCTGTGTCAgtccctgaggagcagaaggC
This window contains:
- the UHRF1BP1 gene encoding UHRF1-binding protein 1 isoform X2, coding for MCSTDSRLWIWQTVLSTGWSHLFRFTKNLSPDKINLSTLKGQGQLTNLELDEEVLQNVLELPTWLAITRVYCNKASIRIQWTKLKTHPICLYLDKVEVEMRTCEEPRPPNGQSPIALAAGQSEYGFAEKVVEGMFIVVNSITIKIHSKAFHASFELWQLQGYSVNPNWQQSDLRLTRITDPQRGEVLTFKELTWQTLRIEADATENGDQDPVTTPLRLITNQGRIQISLKRRTKDCNVVASKLMFLLDDLLWVLTDSQLKAMMKYAESLSEAMEKSAQQRKSLAPESVQITPPAPSAQQSWAQPFGASPNASSIGQYFDKHDMKESSYHLLISRLDLHICDDSHAREAGALKHGMLGGAIQLTFRRMAFDYYPFHRAGDACKHWVRYSEAMETRGQWAKKLVSEFQSKMEKLYEETDPVFARTPFSPFKRKPEPPQSPQRSPPEKGRAPPTSLPRLRHPPWQRLRSSCVVVRVDDLDVHQVSTAGQQSKKPSTLLSCSRKIFKLPDQVSAIHIEFTEYYFPDNQDFPVPCPNLYMQLNGLMLTLDTPSVLWINLFCLDLCRSLEQFKAIYKLEDSGKRDEHVDVRLDGFRLKLSIPVDKKVTDHRDRPRALCVCMSEVTATNTRHAPSCSCQDLQSLFRKFAGSEFFHCSYAEFPREQDRFSLLHTLFLRHAYHVQDRPQKQPGFPQLPHKTSASEDLWSVNFTELSLGFEGAESSKGRALSFIDPFPLSIWACLPKRWGQAQISKRQELATSEVKIKPSASFSHHSKNESLSREHGVCQRSKTDQDLRNIYKAPDTMDVLGESDREVDDGVDSKELEASADIHVLMSSSVHVKVRLNHYQYLVLLRMKEVLQALQEQLAQDTQEMTGSPLDPMSACVGVMFPSAEVALLMTPAPGSVVEPRSLDSDTTSLIESELSPSDSKEGLAAEEKELKSESSSDKGLGSTSELPEDSGIQDAGASVPLERLPRSASDGALSAAPRGKGAEEKGLIEEAHEAVEALVADRPAETSSHPQSPPALPSSPASDTQPSGRGGVALNGQAELIPLRSIEEELSSALHITKDATKEALHATMDLTKEAMSLTKDALSLSRDKMTSTMQRMLSLPPARDSVPKAEEGAVTPGGAGGGRMRFFSMKRTSSQHSFDTTSVDGSGPEDGLSVDSDGSDGFVMLTDSEPSLDPLPSGQLPQAHNDTGSRSSLVAEDEGGVSPEVNSSTSQSEDPSLQLVSVLVLKMKDVNCAMEVQGDDLSVALQVMNMVPEQLNNVGMWQFLRGYVALGDPGVEKAASPEGRQPQPRACLRLQWGPRAAACSPLAERNGFLQLLLHSPCTELCTSCLASLGPFLEDEIIPEVIPMEIEVVDAKITLKDDSPPVYPTSPGPVPITLAMDHVVVRRRDDGVFYLTASQGKDSVKQEKPVSVPEEQKAPSESVSPAPAAGARGLQLKQVPELQRELQTMKLALAEANMDKARLLQEIRKYNPLFQL
- the UHRF1BP1 gene encoding UHRF1-binding protein 1 isoform X3, giving the protein MAGIIKKQILKHLSRFTKNLSPDKINLSTLKGQGQLTNLELDEEVLQNVLELPTWLAITRVYCNKASIRIQWTKLKTHPICLYLDKVEVEMRTCEEPRPPNGQSPIALAAGQSEYGFAEKVVEGMFIVVNSITIKIHSKAFHASFELWQLQGYSVNPNWQQSDLRLTRITDPQRGEVLTFKELTWQTLRIEADATENGDQDPVTTPLRLITNQGRIQISLKRRTKDCNVVASKLMFLLDDLLWVLTDSQLKAMMKYAESLSEAMEKSAQQRKSLAPESVQITPPAPSAQQSWAQPFGASPNASSIGQYFDKHDMKESSYHLLISRLDLHICDDSHAREAGALKHGMLGGAIQLTFRRMAFDYYPFHRAGDACKHWVRYSEAMETRGQWAKKLVSEFQSKMEKLYEETDPVFARTPFSPFKRKPEPPQSPQRSPPEKGRAPPTSLPRLRHPPWQRLRSSCVVVRVDDLDVHQVSTAGQQSKKPSTLLSCSRKIFKLPDQVSAIHIEFTEYYFPDNQDFPVPCPNLYMQLNGLMLTLDTPSVLWINLFCLDLCRSLEQFKAIYKLEDSGKRDEHVDVRLDGFRLKLSIPVDKKVTDHRDRPRALCVCMSEVTATNTRHAPSCSCQDLQSLFRKFAGSEFFHCSYAEFPREQDRFSLLHTLFLRHAYHVQDRPQKQPGFPQLPHKTSASEDLWSVNFTELSLGFEGAESSKGRALSFIDPFPLSIWACLPKRWGQAQISKRQELATSEVKIKPSASFSHHSKNESLSREHGVCQRSKTDQDLRNIYKAPDTMDVLGESDREVDDGVDSKELEASADIHVLMSSSVHVKVRLNHYQYLVLLRMKEVLQALQEQLAQDTQEMTGSPLDPMSACVGVMFPSAEVALLMTPAPGSVVEPRSLDSDTTSLIESELSPSDSKEGLAAEEKELKSESSSDKGLGSTSELPEDSGIQDAGASVPLERLPRSASDGALSAAPRGKGAEEKGLIEEAHEAVEALVADRPAETSSHPQSPPALPSSPASDTQPSGRGGVALNGQAELIPLRSIEEELSSALHITKDATKEALHATMDLTKEAMSLTKDALSLSRDKMTSTMQRMLSLPPARDSVPKAEEGAVTPGGAGGGRMRFFSMKRTSSQHSFDTTSVDGSGPEDGLSVDSDGSDGFVMLTDSEPSLDPLPSGQLPQAHNDTGSRSSLVAEDEGGVSPEVNSSTSQSEDPSLQLVSVLVLKMKDVNCAMEVQGDDLSVALQVMNMVPEQLNNVGMWQFLRGYVALGDPGVEKAASPEGRQPQPRACLRLQWGPRAAACSPLAERNGFLQLLLHSPCTELCTSCLASLGPFLEDEIIPEVIPMEIEVVDAKITLKDDSPPVYPTSPGPVPITLAMDHVVVRRRDDGVFYLTASQGKDSVKQEKPVSVPEEQKAPSESVSPAPAAGARGLQLKQVPELQRELQTMKLALAEANMDKARLLQEIRKYNPLFQL